A window of the Cucurbita pepo subsp. pepo cultivar mu-cu-16 chromosome LG01, ASM280686v2, whole genome shotgun sequence genome harbors these coding sequences:
- the LOC111807726 gene encoding uncharacterized protein LOC111807726 isoform X1, with product MKQVVGMVVSNKMQKSVVVAVDRLFYHKLYNRYVKRTSKFMAHDENNQCNIGDRVKLDPSRPLSKHKRWVVAEILRKARIYQPPSQENQVVSDKGKVSAPSTT from the exons ATGAAGCAGGTAGTGGGGATGGTGGTCTCAAATAAAATGCAGAAATCGGTGGTCGTTGCAGTGGACAGATTGTTTTATCACAAGCTCTATAATCGCTACGTTAAGCGCACTTCTAAGTTCATGGCTCATGACGAGAACAACCAGTGCAATATTGGTGACAGG GTTAAACTAGACCCTTCTAGGCCGTTGAGCAAGCATAAACGTTGGGTGGTTGCTGAAATTTTGAGGAAAGCACGAATTTACCAACCACCATCACAAGAGAACCAGGTTGTTTCAGACAAAGGCAAAGTTTCAGCTCCTTCAACTACCTAA
- the LOC111811209 gene encoding auxin efflux carrier component 3-like isoform X2 — MITGKDLYTVLTAVIPLYVAMILAYGSVRWWRIFSPDQCSGINRFVAIFAVPLLSFHFISNNDPYAMNFRFIAADTLQKIIMLVALTIWANFTKNGSMEWMITIFSLSTLPNTLVMGIPLLQAMYGGNSGSLMVQVVVMQCIIWYTLLLFLFEYRGAKILIMEQFPETAASIVSFKVDSDVVSLDGRDFLETDAEIGNDGKLHVTVRKSNASRRSLGPCSLPALTPRPSNLTGAEIYSLSSSRNPTPRGSNFNHSDFYSLMGYQGRHSNFGQPELYSVQSSRGPTPRPSNFEESSAVPTANSPRFGFYPAPNPEFTKSVKTQPPQQPLPQNGGPTSKASHDAKELHMFVWSSSASPVSETDGLHVFGGSDLGATEQTGRSDQNAKEIRMFIADHPQNGEKKVAESEGFRGEELNFQGRVEVDDEKEEKGPIGLLKLGSGGSAPATAPESGAAKQMPPTSVMTRLILIMVWRKLIRNPNTYSSLVGLAWALIAFRWHVSMPKIVAQSISILSDAGLGMAMFSLGESNLSPTSFYWLLYACKRVHLWLLDRVLGF, encoded by the exons ATGATCACCGGGAAGGACCTCTACACTGTCCTGACGGCGGTGATTCCTCTGTACGTGGCCATGATTTTGGCTTACGGCTCTGTTCGTTGGTGGAGGATCTTCTCGCCGGATCAGTGCTCCGGTATCAACCGCTTTGTTGCCATCTTTGCCGTACCCTTGCTTTCCTTCCATTTCATCTCTAATAATGATCCTTATGCTATGAACTTTCGGTTCATTGCTGCTGATACTCTGCAGAAGATTATTATGCTCGTTGCCCTTACGATTTGGGCGAATTTTACTAAAAATGGGAGTATGGAGTGGATGATTACCATCTTCTCGCTTTCAACTCTGCCGAATACTCTCGTCATGGGGATTCCTCTGCTACAGGCTATGTATGGAGGTAACTCTGGGAGTTTGATGGTTCAAGTTGTTGTTATGCAGTGCATTATCTGGTACACGCTTCTGCTTTTTCTGTTTGAGTATCGTGGAGCGAAGATTCTTATTATGGAGCAATTTCCTGAAACTGCGGCCTCCATTGTGTCCTTCAAGGTCGATTCCGATGTGGTTTCCTTGGATGGGAGGGATTTTCTTGAGACCGACGCTGAAATTGGCAACGACGGCAAGCTTCATGTCACTGTGAGGAAATCTAACGCTTCACGGCGGTCGTTAGGGCCTTGTTCACTTCCGGCGTTGACGCCTCGGCCGTCGAATCTCACTGGAGCGGAGATTTACAGTTTAAGTTCTTCGAGAAACCCTACGCCACGAGGTTCGAATTTTAACCACTCGGATTTCTACTCTCTGATGGGATATCAAGGACGGCACTCGAATTTTGGCCAACCGGAATTGTATTCCGTTCAATCGTCGAGAGGTCCGACGCCTCGGCCGTCGAATTTTGAGGAGAGTTCTGCTGTTCCGACGGCGAATTCTCCGAGGTTCGGTTTCTATCCGGCGCCGAATCCAGAGTTTACAAAAAGCGTTAAAACACAGCCACCCCAGCAGCCGCTGCCACAGAACGGCGGTCCGACGAGTAAAGCCAGCCATGATGCTAAGGAGCTTCACATGTTCGTATGGAGTTCAAGCGCTTCGCCAGTTTCAGAAACTGACGGTCTTCATGTATTCGGCGGGTCCGATTTAGGAGCTACTGAACAAACAGGACGCTCCGATCAGAACGCCAAGGAAATCAGGATGTTCATCGCCGATCACCCGCAGAATGGGGAGAAGAAAG TTGCTGAAAGTGAGGGGTTCAGAGGGGAGGAGTTGAATTTTCAAGGGAGAGTTGAGGTAGACgatgagaaagaagaaaagggtcCTATTGGACTTCTCAAGCTGGGCTCAGGCGGCAGCGCCCCCGCCACAGCTCCGGAGAGTGGGGCGGCGAAACAAATGCCTCCGACGAGCGTTATGACACGTTTGATCTTAATCATGGTGTGGCGAAAGCTTATTAGAAATCCGAACACATATTCAAGTCTCGTTGGCCTTGCTTGGGCTCTTATTGCCTTTCG CTGGCATGTGTCTATGCCTAAAATAGTAGCGCAATCAATCTCCATACTCTCTGATGCTGGGCTTGGAATGGCTATGTTCAGCTTAGGTGAGTCAAATCTATCTCCTACAAG TTTCTATTGGCTTTTGTATGCCTGCAAACGTGTTCATCTCTGGTTGCTTGATAGAGTTCTGGGTTTTTAG
- the LOC111811209 gene encoding auxin efflux carrier component 4-like isoform X1 has protein sequence MITGKDLYTVLTAVIPLYVAMILAYGSVRWWRIFSPDQCSGINRFVAIFAVPLLSFHFISNNDPYAMNFRFIAADTLQKIIMLVALTIWANFTKNGSMEWMITIFSLSTLPNTLVMGIPLLQAMYGGNSGSLMVQVVVMQCIIWYTLLLFLFEYRGAKILIMEQFPETAASIVSFKVDSDVVSLDGRDFLETDAEIGNDGKLHVTVRKSNASRRSLGPCSLPALTPRPSNLTGAEIYSLSSSRNPTPRGSNFNHSDFYSLMGYQGRHSNFGQPELYSVQSSRGPTPRPSNFEESSAVPTANSPRFGFYPAPNPEFTKSVKTQPPQQPLPQNGGPTSKASHDAKELHMFVWSSSASPVSETDGLHVFGGSDLGATEQTGRSDQNAKEIRMFIADHPQNGEKKVAESEGFRGEELNFQGRVEVDDEKEEKGPIGLLKLGSGGSAPATAPESGAAKQMPPTSVMTRLILIMVWRKLIRNPNTYSSLVGLAWALIAFRWHVSMPKIVAQSISILSDAGLGMAMFSLGIFMALQPKLIACGNSVAAFAMAVRFLTGPAVMAAASAAIGLHGNLLRVAIVQAALPQGIVPFVFAKEYNVHPAILNTAVIFGMLIALPITLIYYILLGL, from the exons ATGATCACCGGGAAGGACCTCTACACTGTCCTGACGGCGGTGATTCCTCTGTACGTGGCCATGATTTTGGCTTACGGCTCTGTTCGTTGGTGGAGGATCTTCTCGCCGGATCAGTGCTCCGGTATCAACCGCTTTGTTGCCATCTTTGCCGTACCCTTGCTTTCCTTCCATTTCATCTCTAATAATGATCCTTATGCTATGAACTTTCGGTTCATTGCTGCTGATACTCTGCAGAAGATTATTATGCTCGTTGCCCTTACGATTTGGGCGAATTTTACTAAAAATGGGAGTATGGAGTGGATGATTACCATCTTCTCGCTTTCAACTCTGCCGAATACTCTCGTCATGGGGATTCCTCTGCTACAGGCTATGTATGGAGGTAACTCTGGGAGTTTGATGGTTCAAGTTGTTGTTATGCAGTGCATTATCTGGTACACGCTTCTGCTTTTTCTGTTTGAGTATCGTGGAGCGAAGATTCTTATTATGGAGCAATTTCCTGAAACTGCGGCCTCCATTGTGTCCTTCAAGGTCGATTCCGATGTGGTTTCCTTGGATGGGAGGGATTTTCTTGAGACCGACGCTGAAATTGGCAACGACGGCAAGCTTCATGTCACTGTGAGGAAATCTAACGCTTCACGGCGGTCGTTAGGGCCTTGTTCACTTCCGGCGTTGACGCCTCGGCCGTCGAATCTCACTGGAGCGGAGATTTACAGTTTAAGTTCTTCGAGAAACCCTACGCCACGAGGTTCGAATTTTAACCACTCGGATTTCTACTCTCTGATGGGATATCAAGGACGGCACTCGAATTTTGGCCAACCGGAATTGTATTCCGTTCAATCGTCGAGAGGTCCGACGCCTCGGCCGTCGAATTTTGAGGAGAGTTCTGCTGTTCCGACGGCGAATTCTCCGAGGTTCGGTTTCTATCCGGCGCCGAATCCAGAGTTTACAAAAAGCGTTAAAACACAGCCACCCCAGCAGCCGCTGCCACAGAACGGCGGTCCGACGAGTAAAGCCAGCCATGATGCTAAGGAGCTTCACATGTTCGTATGGAGTTCAAGCGCTTCGCCAGTTTCAGAAACTGACGGTCTTCATGTATTCGGCGGGTCCGATTTAGGAGCTACTGAACAAACAGGACGCTCCGATCAGAACGCCAAGGAAATCAGGATGTTCATCGCCGATCACCCGCAGAATGGGGAGAAGAAAG TTGCTGAAAGTGAGGGGTTCAGAGGGGAGGAGTTGAATTTTCAAGGGAGAGTTGAGGTAGACgatgagaaagaagaaaagggtcCTATTGGACTTCTCAAGCTGGGCTCAGGCGGCAGCGCCCCCGCCACAGCTCCGGAGAGTGGGGCGGCGAAACAAATGCCTCCGACGAGCGTTATGACACGTTTGATCTTAATCATGGTGTGGCGAAAGCTTATTAGAAATCCGAACACATATTCAAGTCTCGTTGGCCTTGCTTGGGCTCTTATTGCCTTTCG CTGGCATGTGTCTATGCCTAAAATAGTAGCGCAATCAATCTCCATACTCTCTGATGCTGGGCTTGGAATGGCTATGTTCAGCTTAG GTATATTCATGGCTTTACAACCGAAACTAATAGCTTGTGGAAACTCCGTTGCTGCTTTTGCCATGGCAGTGAGGTTCCTCACTGGCCCGGCTGTGATGGCAGCTGCTTCGGCTGCTATCGGCCTGCACGGCAATCTCCTCCGCGTCGCCATTGTTCAG GCTGCATTACCCCAAGGCATTGTTCCCTTTGTTTTTGCTAAAGAGTACAACGTTCATCCTGCCATCCTCAACACCGC AGTCATATTCGGGATGTTAATAGCACTTCCAATCACTCTCATTTACTACATTCTTCTCGGCTTGTAA
- the LOC111796129 gene encoding uncharacterized protein LOC111796129, with amino-acid sequence MEDKHVAFESVPVNEDLDAPISHAHVDHGWQKVTYAKRQRKTAKPSADAGSAKIVPNGTVSVPGADNVFRSLEQKSEERRRRIAEAQKAAAVDDDEAVPVRSKIRSDDEDGEDSDGVGVENGKPSEDAKKVKQKKPKKPKISVAEAAAKIDVNDLLAFLADVSGSYETQQDIQLMRFADYFGRAFSDVSASQFPWVKMFRESPVAKIVDTPLSHISEDVYKASVDWLNKRSLEALNSFVLWSLDSILADFAAQQASAKGSKKGAQNASSKSQVAIFVVLAMVLRRKPEIFIHVLPTIRENSKYQGQDKLPVLVWMIVQACQADLAIGLYAWAHNLLPIVSGRSCNPQSRDLILQLVERILSSPKARTILVNGAVRKGERLIPPSSFETLLRVTFPASSARVKATERFEAIYPTLKEVALAGSPGSKAMKQVSQQIFSFAVKAAGESVSALSGEATNVFIWCLTQNVDCYKQWDKIYEDNLEASVSVLKKLSDDWKKLSLNLAPFDALRETLKSFRIKNEKALADEEEDDRQSIYKEADKYAKALLNRVSRGHGCLKSMALIVIAIGVGAAFMSPNIESLDWEKLTAFIPQHSF; translated from the exons ATGGAGGACAAACACGTTGCTTTTGAATCCGTCCCTGTAAATGAAGATCTTGACGCCCCTATTTCTCACGCCCATGTTGACCATGGCTGGCAGAAGGTTACCTACGCCAAGCGTCAGAGGAAGACGGCCAAGCCCTCCGCCGATGCTGGTTCCGCCAAAATCGTGCCTAATGGTACCGTTTCCGTCCCCGGCGCGGACAACGTTTTTCGCTCGCTGGAGCAGAAATCGGAGGAGCGACGCCGCCGAATTGCTGAGGCGCAGAAGGCGGCTGCTGTTGACGACGATGAGGCTGTTCCGGTTAGATCGAAGATCAGGTCCGATGATGAGGATGGCGAGGACAGTGATGGAGTGGGTGTGGAGAACGGAAAGCCTAGCGAGGATGCCAAGAAGGTGAAGCAAAAGAAGCCGAAAAAGCCTAAGATTTCGGTGGCGGAGGCGGCTGCGAAGATTGATGTAAACGATCTGTTGGCGTTTTTGGCCGATGTGTCG GGCTCGTACGAGACTCAGCAGGATATTCAGCTAATGAGGTTTGCGGATTATTTTGGTCGCGCATTCTCAGACGTGAGCGCTTCTCAATTTCCGTGGGTGAAAATGTTTAGGGAGTCTCCAGTAGCTAAGATTGTTGAT ACCCCCCTCTCGCATATTTCTGAGGATGTCTATAAGGCGTCAGTTGATTGGCTTAATAAACGTTCTCTTGAGGCACTCAACTCTTTCGTTTTATGGTCTTTAGATAGCATCCTTGCTGACTTTGCGGCTCAACAAGCTAGTGCCAAAGGCTCTAAAAAGGGAGCACAAAATGCTTCGTCAAAATCCCAG GTTGCCATATTTGTAGTCCTAGCAATGGTATTACGAAGAAAACCTGAGATTTTCATTCACGTGTTGCCAACAataagggaaaactcaaagtaTCAAGGACAGGACAAGCTTCCAGTACTTGTCTGGATGATAGTTCAG GCTTGTCAAGCAGATCTTGCAATAGGGCTTTATGCATGGGCACATAACCTTTTGCCCATAGTTAGTGGTAGAAGTTGTAATCCCCAGTCTAGAGATTTAATTTTGCAGCTAGTGGAAAG AATTTTGTCCTCTCCAAAAGCTCGTACTATTCTAGTAAATGGTGCAGTCAGGAAGGGGGAGAGATTGATTCCGCCTTCTTCATTTGAAACACTTCTACGTGTTACTTTCCCTGCCTCATCAGCTAGAGTGAAG GCTACTGAAAGGTTTGAGGCCATCTATCCAACCTTGAAGGAGGTTGCACTTGCTGGCTCTCCTGGTAGTAAAGCCATGAAACAAGTTTCACAGCAGATATTTAGTTTTGCTGTCAAAGCAGCAGGAGAAA GTGTTTCAGCGCTATCTGGAGAAGCAACTAACGTTTTCATTTGGTGTTTGACGCAAAATGTTGATTGCTACAAGCAATGG GACAAGATTTATGAGGATAACCTAGAAGCTAGTGTTTCTGTTTTGAAAAAGCTTTCTGATGACTGGAAAAAGCTTTCTTTAAATCTAGCTCCTTTTGATGCTCTGAGAGAgacattaaaaagtttcagaatcaag AATGAGAAGGCATTGGCTgatgaagaagaggatgaTCGCCAGTCAATATACAAGGAGGCAGATAAGTATGCTAAGGCATTACTGAACAGGGTTTCACGAGGCCATGGATGTCTCAAAAGTATGGCTCTTATCGTTATCGCTATAGGCGTTGGCGCTGCATTCATGTCCCCGAACATAGAGTCTTTGGATTGGGAGAAACTCACTGCTTTCATCCCACAACACTCTTTCTGA
- the LOC111808593 gene encoding uncharacterized protein LOC111808593 — translation MSVITEEVKGKADEVYYGDKVSQEKTRLLLKEVGLPNGLLPLKDIIECGYVKESGFVWMKQKKAITHKFHKIGKQVTYAKEVTANVEKNRVKNLTGVKAKEVLIWLTLSEIYVDDPPTGNITFQIPAGLSRAYPVDAFEIEEEAGTETKKKDVKEEEEEEEVKKEVSNGGSVVVNVKEV, via the coding sequence ATGAGTGTAATCACAGAAGAGGTGAAAGGCAAGGCCGACGAGGTGTACTATGGCGACAAGGTGTCACAGGAGAAGACAAGGCTTCTACTGAAAGAGGTGGGGCTTCCCAATGGGCTTTTGCCATTGAAGGACATAATAGAGTGTGGGTACGTCAAGGAGAGTGGGTTCGTTTGGATGAAGCAAAAGAAGGCCATAACCCACAAGTTCCACAAGATTGGGAAGCAAGTCACCTATGCCAAAGAGGTCACTGCCAATGTGGAGAAGAATAGGGTCAAGAATTTGACTGGTGTTAAGGCCAAGGAGGTTTTGATTTGGCTCACTTTGTCCGAGATCTATGTTGACGACCCGCCCACCGGGAATATTACCTTCCAGATCCCGGCTGGGCTGTCCCGGGCTTACCCGGTCGACGCGTTCGAAATTGAGGAGGAGGCAGGGACGGAGACGAAGAAGAAGGACGtgaaagaggaggaggaggaggaggaggtgaagAAGGAGGTGAGTAATGGAGGGAGTGTGGTGGTGAATGTGAAGGAGGTTTGA